A window from Sinanaerobacter sp. ZZT-01 encodes these proteins:
- a CDS encoding recombinase family protein — protein sequence MDKRIVKKVIKIEPVSTISNMEKPLVKRVCAYCRVSTGSAEQISSFESQVEYYERLIQEKDNWVCVGIYADQARSGTKTSGRDQFRQMMQDCRLGKIDLILTKSVTRFARNTVDSIKAIRELKRLGIEIYFEKERISTLSEKSEQLLTILSSIAQGEAESISTNSRWSVQYRFQNGTFIISSPAYGYINDENGELIIQPEEAKIVRRIFDQYLGGKGSYAIARELRKAGIPTIRGSKGWQDGVVKEILQNPVYAGDLLFQKTYTTEGVPFTKKHNRGEMPQVMITDNHEPIISREEEQAVRELYAYRRQKQCVENVEVYQNRYAFSSRIICGECGSIFRRQKIYIGKPYEKVQWCCHQHIEDISKCSQKSIREDCIKQSFRTLWNKLASNYEDILYPLLAILKAVPDDPEQVQELLELENKIRELKQQSHMLQKVLTGGDIGSVVFIEKRGLIDTELEKAYRRQQLLKEQKLFDEQISQTEYLMAVFRNRPAILDDYNEELFRMIIETVTAYPGQRLVFKLKNGLELEETYGKEL from the coding sequence ATGGACAAGAGGATAGTAAAAAAGGTAATAAAAATTGAGCCTGTTAGCACCATCTCAAACATGGAAAAGCCACTTGTGAAGCGAGTATGTGCCTATTGCCGGGTGAGTACAGGATCAGCAGAGCAAATCAGTTCCTTTGAGTCTCAGGTGGAATATTATGAGCGGCTCATTCAGGAAAAGGACAACTGGGTATGTGTCGGTATTTATGCGGATCAGGCGCGAAGCGGTACGAAAACCAGTGGACGTGATCAATTCCGACAGATGATGCAGGACTGCAGATTAGGCAAAATCGATCTGATCCTTACGAAGTCCGTCACCCGCTTCGCCAGAAATACCGTAGACAGCATCAAGGCGATTCGGGAGCTGAAGCGTTTAGGTATCGAGATCTATTTCGAAAAAGAGAGGATCAGCACCCTGTCTGAGAAAAGCGAACAGCTGCTGACAATCCTAAGCTCCATAGCACAGGGTGAAGCCGAGAGTATCTCGACCAATTCCAGATGGTCCGTGCAATATCGTTTTCAGAATGGAACCTTTATCATCAGCTCCCCTGCTTACGGGTACATAAACGATGAGAATGGAGAGCTTATCATCCAGCCGGAAGAAGCCAAAATTGTCCGTAGAATTTTTGATCAGTACCTTGGTGGAAAAGGCTCCTACGCTATAGCAAGGGAACTGCGGAAAGCGGGAATTCCTACTATACGAGGATCGAAGGGCTGGCAGGACGGTGTGGTCAAGGAAATATTGCAGAACCCAGTGTATGCAGGTGACCTGCTCTTCCAAAAAACCTACACGACTGAGGGGGTTCCCTTTACCAAGAAGCATAATCGCGGTGAGATGCCGCAGGTTATGATTACGGATAACCATGAACCTATTATCAGCAGAGAAGAAGAACAGGCGGTTCGAGAGCTATACGCATACCGCAGACAGAAGCAATGTGTGGAGAATGTCGAGGTCTACCAGAATCGATATGCATTCAGCAGTCGGATTATCTGCGGGGAATGCGGCTCCATATTTAGGAGGCAGAAGATATACATCGGAAAGCCTTATGAAAAAGTACAATGGTGCTGTCATCAGCATATTGAGGATATCTCGAAATGCAGTCAGAAATCAATTCGGGAAGATTGTATTAAACAATCCTTCAGAACCCTGTGGAACAAGCTGGCCAGTAACTATGAAGATATCCTTTATCCCCTTTTGGCGATATTAAAAGCGGTGCCGGACGATCCGGAGCAGGTACAGGAATTGCTGGAGCTGGAGAATAAAATACGGGAATTAAAACAGCAGAGTCATATGTTGCAAAAAGTCCTTACGGGCGGCGACATTGGCTCTGTTGTTTTTATAGAGAAACGAGGTCTTATAGACACGGAGCTGGAAAAGGCATACCGCCGACAGCAGCTTCTCAAGGAGCAAAAATTATTTGATGAGCAAATCAGCCAGACAGAGTATCTGATGGCGGTTTTCAGAAACCGACCCGCCATACTAGACGATTATAACGAGGAGCTCTTCCGAATGATTATTGAAACGGTGACAGCTTACCCCGGACAGCGGTTGGTCTTTAAACTGAAGAACGGACTGGAGCTGGAAGAAACCTACGGAAAGGAGCTGTAA
- a CDS encoding sigma-70 family RNA polymerase sigma factor yields the protein MAIHKRRINYRAKYPDVSESIIEVLEKSDRKMEYQQYDLKVERYQIDYTRLSATWIPSREDSYERLTDENRQFASEEESVEDAAIKAVLIEKMLSSLKLLTPEEQELITELFFNGKSEEAYAKQIGISQKGVNKRKHKILDKIKKIMKI from the coding sequence ATGGCTATACATAAAAGGAGAATTAATTACCGGGCAAAATATCCGGATGTAAGTGAATCGATCATTGAAGTGCTTGAAAAAAGCGACCGTAAGATGGAATACCAACAGTACGATCTGAAAGTGGAGCGCTATCAGATAGATTATACTCGGCTATCTGCCACATGGATTCCCAGCAGAGAGGATTCCTATGAGCGTTTGACTGATGAAAATCGACAGTTTGCATCAGAGGAAGAAAGCGTGGAGGATGCCGCCATCAAGGCCGTATTGATTGAAAAAATGTTATCCAGCCTGAAACTACTCACGCCAGAAGAACAGGAACTGATCACAGAACTGTTTTTCAATGGAAAAAGCGAAGAAGCCTATGCGAAGCAAATTGGGATTTCGCAGAAAGGAGTTAACAAGCGAAAACATAAAATTCTGGACAAGATTAAAAAAATAATGAAAATTTAA
- a CDS encoding SHOCT domain-containing protein, whose product MENKKEAREMQYKLSVKLLDIMVNSGFLLPEEYEKIDALNRETFSPELAKVYA is encoded by the coding sequence ATGGAAAACAAAAAGGAAGCAAGAGAAATGCAGTATAAGCTATCGGTAAAATTGCTGGATATTATGGTGAATAGTGGCTTTTTACTGCCAGAGGAATATGAAAAAATTGATGCACTGAACCGGGAAACATTTTCTCCGGAGCTGGCAAAAGTATATGCGTAA
- a CDS encoding recombinase family protein, which translates to MEQKKRAWLYCRIDAPEDTHGTLKEQQKELWDYAEQLGLEVAGVSQDLGSGLILDRPGFNVLKTAAAEGRMDMVLVKSLSSIGRSMEQTLELSKQINQMGITLCSPLEGEIQLSSDTLLSPEPFLHLS; encoded by the coding sequence ATGGAACAGAAAAAAAGAGCATGGCTGTATTGCCGCATCGATGCACCGGAGGATACGCATGGCACATTAAAGGAACAGCAAAAGGAGCTTTGGGACTATGCCGAGCAGCTTGGATTAGAGGTTGCCGGTGTATCCCAGGATCTTGGAAGCGGTTTAATTCTTGACCGACCTGGATTTAACGTCCTGAAAACTGCCGCCGCAGAAGGGCGAATGGATATGGTGCTGGTAAAAAGCCTATCTAGTATCGGACGAAGTATGGAACAGACATTGGAGCTTTCTAAGCAGATCAATCAGATGGGGATCACCCTATGCTCCCCTCTTGAAGGAGAAATCCAACTTTCATCTGATACACTGCTTTCCCCGGAACCGTTTTTACATCTGAGCTAG
- a CDS encoding epoxyqueuosine reductase, translated as MEIAQLIRQKALKLGYEKCGIIPVGMMSEYENKLNERTQKIPESQPFYQGQQRLVKFKEEFPWAKSVVVLTVPYSKYHVPESMSGNIAKKYLLDTRIDENTKEYQNSVELEQYIRNLGMRTSTNRKFGLVGLRWAAMQAGLGIIRRNNFFYTESGSYISIEAFLTDYEMKLVEEQKLSPCPNNCDRCIKACPTESLCGAYMMNPLKCVSFLTTFGGRDLLKESLATQFGEWIYGCDVCQDVCPMNRGKWIGKENFPQLEALSDILTAENILKMDEKTYKEKIQPKFFYLTPDELWKWQVNVLNYMNNYFDKKYKSSIIESCNSNYSKVREMATAICIKRGLK; from the coding sequence ATGGAGATAGCACAGTTAATACGCCAAAAGGCTCTTAAGCTTGGTTATGAAAAATGCGGCATTATTCCCGTTGGTATGATGTCTGAATATGAAAACAAATTAAATGAGCGAACACAAAAGATACCGGAGTCACAGCCCTTCTATCAAGGGCAGCAGCGCCTTGTAAAATTTAAAGAGGAGTTTCCTTGGGCTAAATCTGTTGTGGTCTTGACGGTACCATATTCGAAATATCATGTTCCAGAATCAATGAGTGGGAATATTGCAAAAAAGTATTTATTAGATACCCGCATTGATGAAAATACAAAAGAATATCAAAATAGTGTGGAATTGGAGCAATATATAAGAAATCTTGGAATGAGAACTTCCACCAACCGAAAGTTCGGTTTAGTTGGGCTGCGCTGGGCAGCTATGCAGGCCGGACTTGGTATTATCAGGAGAAATAATTTTTTCTACACCGAATCTGGCTCGTATATTAGTATCGAAGCATTTTTGACTGACTATGAAATGAAACTGGTTGAAGAGCAGAAACTTTCACCTTGCCCCAATAACTGTGACCGCTGTATTAAGGCTTGTCCTACCGAATCGCTGTGCGGAGCGTATATGATGAATCCATTGAAATGTGTTTCTTTTTTAACGACCTTTGGAGGAAGAGATCTTTTAAAAGAGTCTTTAGCCACACAATTTGGGGAGTGGATTTACGGCTGCGATGTTTGTCAAGATGTATGCCCGATGAATCGTGGAAAATGGATAGGAAAAGAGAATTTTCCTCAATTAGAAGCGCTGTCAGACATTTTAACTGCAGAAAACATTTTAAAAATGGATGAGAAAACCTACAAAGAGAAAATTCAACCCAAATTTTTTTACCTTACTCCAGATGAGTTATGGAAGTGGCAAGTAAACGTACTAAACTATATGAATAATTATTTTGATAAAAAATATAAGTCCTCTATTATAGAATCCTGTAATAGCAATTATTCCAAAGTACGGGAAATGGCAACCGCCATATGCATCAAAAGAGGACTTAAATAG
- the asd gene encoding aspartate-semialdehyde dehydrogenase — translation MADKIRVGILGATGTVGQRFVSLLSNHPWFEISALAASERSAGKTYQEALRGRWSMDTPLSERLKSMNIYNIYDIDCISNQVDFVFSAVSMPKEEIKVIEEEYAKHETPVVSNNSAHRWTADVPMILPEVNPHHCELIIKQRERLGTQRGFIVVKPNCSIQSYTPVLTAWREFEPFEAVVTTYQAISGAGKNFNTWPEMIENINPFIPGEEEKSEQEPLRIWGGIENGLIVPAREPRITCQCIRVPVLYGHTAAVFLKFRNKPTKEQLINKLLEFKGEPQLMNLPSAPKQFIQYLYDENRPQINLDVNYENGMGISVGRIRPDSIYDWKFVGLSHNTLRGAAGGSVLCAELLTMKGLIGKH, via the coding sequence ATGGCTGATAAAATACGAGTTGGTATATTAGGTGCTACTGGTACCGTGGGACAAAGATTTGTATCTTTGCTTTCTAATCATCCATGGTTTGAAATTTCTGCGCTAGCTGCCAGTGAACGATCTGCTGGAAAAACGTATCAGGAAGCTTTGAGAGGACGTTGGAGCATGGACACACCTCTATCGGAGCGGTTAAAATCTATGAATATCTATAATATTTATGATATAGATTGTATTTCCAATCAGGTGGATTTTGTGTTCAGTGCTGTTAGTATGCCAAAGGAAGAAATTAAAGTAATTGAAGAAGAATATGCAAAACATGAAACACCTGTTGTTTCTAATAACAGCGCTCATAGATGGACGGCAGATGTGCCGATGATTTTACCGGAAGTTAATCCGCATCATTGTGAATTAATTATAAAACAGAGAGAGCGACTAGGCACACAGCGGGGATTTATTGTTGTAAAACCAAATTGCTCTATTCAAAGTTATACCCCTGTATTAACAGCATGGAGAGAATTTGAACCATTTGAAGCGGTGGTGACGACATATCAGGCAATTTCCGGGGCGGGTAAAAATTTTAATACGTGGCCTGAAATGATTGAGAATATAAATCCGTTTATCCCAGGTGAAGAAGAAAAAAGCGAACAAGAGCCTTTGCGGATATGGGGCGGTATTGAAAACGGATTAATTGTGCCAGCAAGGGAGCCGAGAATTACTTGTCAGTGTATTCGCGTTCCTGTTTTGTATGGACATACTGCTGCAGTATTTCTTAAATTTCGCAATAAACCAACAAAGGAGCAATTAATTAATAAGCTCTTGGAATTCAAGGGTGAGCCGCAACTCATGAATTTGCCCAGCGCACCAAAACAGTTTATTCAATACCTCTATGACGAGAATCGACCGCAAATTAATTTAGATGTAAACTACGAAAATGGTATGGGAATAAGCGTTGGAAGAATCCGCCCAGATAGTATATACGACTGGAAATTCGTTGGACTTTCCCATAACACCTTACGTGGTGCAGCTGGGGGCTCTGTTTTATGTGCTGAACTACTTACGATGAAAGGCCTCATTGGAAAGCATTGA
- a CDS encoding YbaK/EbsC family protein, which yields MKEFSDSCATVEEAAQTIGVAPSRIAKTLTLRKEDWCMMLVMAGNAGIGQRIYLRYS from the coding sequence ATCAAAGAATTCAGTGATTCTTGCGCCACAGTCGAGGAAGCGGCACAAACCATTGGCGTTGCACCTTCAAGAATAGCAAAAACCCTGACTCTGCGCAAAGAAGATTGGTGTATGATGTTGGTTATGGCAGGCAATGCGGGGATTGGGCAGCGTATCTACCTTCGCTATTCCTGA
- a CDS encoding helix-turn-helix domain-containing protein, with protein sequence MAYFTSVYNSELPHRAKSVYMYLHDRADRDGKCYPAIGTIARELNLSRSTVKRALTDLEIQGYLRKEQRWRENGGKSSNLYFLIAQTQ encoded by the coding sequence GTGGCTTATTTTACATCAGTATACAACTCAGAGCTGCCGCATCGGGCAAAATCCGTCTATATGTATTTGCATGACAGGGCTGATAGGGATGGTAAATGTTATCCGGCTATTGGTACCATTGCCAGGGAACTGAACTTATCCCGCAGCACAGTAAAACGAGCCCTTACCGACTTGGAAATACAAGGTTATCTTCGCAAGGAACAGCGGTGGAGGGAAAATGGTGGCAAGAGCAGCAATCTCTATTTTTTGATTGCCCAGACGCAGTAA
- a CDS encoding LysR family transcriptional regulator, translated as MDFKYLNTFKTIVEEGSFIKAAAKLNYTQSTITFQMGQMEQELSTKLFEKIGRRMVLTKAGKQLLPYVDDVLTSINRMRYFENDLAECQGDLHIGIAETQLCYKMPSILKEFHQQAPSARLFLRSMNCYDIRDELINGTLDIGVFYEDVGGYGSNLITQPMGIFPVILVASPETKEIYPDFITPDQQIPVSFIINEPNCIFRQIFERYICEKSILLDHTIELWSIPTIKNLVKSTVGISFLPRFSVQEELDSGELVEIPTDLSGAQISAVCGYHKNKWISPLMQAFIDLCITK; from the coding sequence TTGGATTTCAAATATCTTAATACATTTAAGACAATTGTGGAGGAAGGTAGCTTCATAAAAGCAGCAGCAAAACTTAATTATACGCAGTCTACTATTACGTTTCAGATGGGACAGATGGAGCAAGAATTATCAACAAAACTTTTTGAAAAAATCGGTCGCCGTATGGTATTGACGAAAGCTGGAAAGCAGCTTTTACCATATGTAGATGATGTTCTTACATCTATCAATAGAATGCGTTACTTTGAAAATGACTTAGCAGAATGTCAAGGCGATTTACATATAGGAATTGCAGAAACACAGTTATGTTATAAAATGCCGTCAATTCTCAAGGAATTTCATCAGCAAGCTCCTAGTGCACGTCTATTCCTTCGCTCCATGAACTGCTATGACATTCGCGACGAGCTTATAAATGGAACTCTTGATATAGGGGTATTTTATGAAGACGTAGGTGGGTATGGTTCTAATTTAATAACCCAGCCAATGGGAATATTTCCAGTCATATTAGTTGCTTCTCCTGAAACAAAGGAAATCTATCCGGATTTTATCACTCCTGACCAACAAATTCCTGTATCTTTCATCATCAATGAACCTAATTGTATTTTTAGGCAGATTTTTGAACGGTACATATGTGAAAAATCTATTCTTCTTGACCACACAATTGAATTATGGAGTATTCCTACAATTAAAAATTTAGTTAAGAGCACTGTAGGCATATCCTTTCTCCCCAGATTTTCCGTTCAAGAAGAACTTGACAGCGGTGAATTGGTGGAAATCCCAACAGATTTATCCGGTGCACAAATCTCTGCTGTATGCGGTTATCATAAGAACAAATGGATTAGTCCACTTATGCAAGCATTTATAGATTTATGCATTACAAAATAG
- a CDS encoding recombinase family protein: MQRHMPLGYRIVDGKADIVPAAAQIVKAVFQAYLGGTSTYQIAKDLTKQGVLNASHKPSWNHGSVGKILENRKYIGDEFYPPLIESEIFEQVQNRRQETVKSLGRHVQPNSFRNQTQFSGTLYCGICGQPYRRYVEHCNQPSENVKWKCKHYIKSNRVSCLNIFLTDEQIESAFMDVINQIIATPAMLAQRRSIKTPAPCPVGEKLTRQIKETLNAGQYTVNEIKELAFKRAAEQYRVSVIDDSAYRTDQIKAAILGKEKQMDFDERLFQQVIRKITVNPDGRLQFELLNYLLLDKNIEEN, encoded by the coding sequence ATGCAACGACATATGCCTCTTGGATACCGGATCGTAGATGGTAAGGCTGATATCGTACCGGCAGCCGCTCAAATAGTAAAAGCAGTTTTTCAGGCATATCTGGGCGGAACCTCTACCTATCAGATTGCAAAAGACTTAACGAAACAAGGAGTCTTAAATGCCAGTCACAAGCCCTCTTGGAACCACGGTTCGGTGGGAAAAATATTGGAAAATAGAAAATACATTGGAGATGAGTTTTATCCTCCACTGATCGAAAGTGAAATTTTCGAGCAGGTACAAAACCGCAGACAGGAAACAGTAAAAAGCCTTGGCAGACACGTACAACCAAACAGCTTCCGGAATCAAACACAATTCAGTGGAACACTGTACTGCGGTATCTGCGGACAGCCTTACCGGAGATATGTGGAACACTGCAATCAACCCAGTGAGAATGTGAAATGGAAGTGCAAGCATTATATCAAGTCCAACCGGGTATCCTGCCTAAACATTTTTCTAACCGATGAACAAATCGAAAGTGCTTTTATGGATGTCATCAACCAAATCATAGCGACACCCGCTATGCTGGCACAAAGGCGCTCGATAAAAACACCTGCTCCCTGCCCTGTCGGAGAAAAGCTGACCCGACAAATAAAGGAGACTCTCAATGCCGGCCAGTATACGGTAAACGAAATAAAAGAGCTTGCTTTTAAACGAGCTGCGGAACAATATCGGGTATCGGTTATTGATGACAGCGCTTACCGGACAGACCAGATAAAAGCCGCTATCTTAGGCAAAGAAAAGCAGATGGATTTTGATGAAAGACTTTTTCAGCAGGTAATCCGGAAAATCACAGTAAACCCGGATGGCA
- a CDS encoding LysE family transporter encodes MNFSAFFSYTFLTAYTPGPNNIMSMTNAGRDGFKRSIPFFGGIFSGFVIVMSACAAFSTLLYEYIPSIKPAMIYIGAAYILYLAWTVWRDKPHKSNGITHANSFLSGMLLQFVNIKIILYGITAMSSYVLPHYHDIATIGMFALLLAVIGTSGCLCWAVFGAVFENLFNKYRKAINAIMALLLVYCAISLFL; translated from the coding sequence ATGAATTTTTCAGCTTTTTTTTCTTACACATTTTTAACAGCCTATACGCCTGGCCCCAATAACATTATGTCTATGACAAATGCTGGGCGCGACGGATTCAAACGCTCTATTCCGTTTTTTGGTGGAATTTTTTCTGGGTTCGTTATAGTAATGTCAGCCTGTGCTGCCTTTTCTACGTTGTTGTACGAGTATATTCCTTCCATTAAGCCGGCAATGATTTATATAGGAGCGGCTTACATTCTTTATTTAGCGTGGACAGTATGGAGGGACAAGCCACATAAAAGTAACGGCATAACACATGCTAATTCTTTTTTATCGGGAATGCTCCTCCAATTTGTTAATATAAAAATCATTCTGTATGGAATTACTGCAATGTCTTCATACGTTTTGCCACATTACCACGATATAGCTACAATTGGGATGTTTGCATTACTGCTTGCAGTGATTGGCACCTCTGGCTGTCTTTGCTGGGCTGTTTTTGGTGCGGTTTTTGAAAACTTATTTAACAAATATCGAAAAGCTATCAATGCAATTATGGCCTTATTGTTAGTATATTGTGCCATTTCATTATTTTTATAA
- a CDS encoding resolvase translates to MSNHSLNDLLEKDLVVGGVCNSNGSNKTYYFENTPENIASFIMEHQESTNQLLLTSLSDRLILSTLGSSISYCPNQKLLQKVQKELCSLQKGESSPAPMVVASEKEYQRLLYEEDQRVTAAELRML, encoded by the coding sequence ATGAGTAATCATTCTTTAAACGATTTACTGGAAAAGGATTTGGTGGTGGGCGGTGTCTGCAATAGCAATGGCTCAAACAAAACCTATTATTTTGAAAACACACCGGAAAATATTGCGAGCTTTATTATGGAGCATCAGGAAAGTACGAATCAGCTGCTTCTGACCAGTCTGTCAGACCGTCTTATTTTAAGTACCCTTGGAAGCAGCATCAGCTATTGTCCCAATCAGAAACTGCTGCAGAAGGTACAAAAGGAGCTGTGTTCACTGCAGAAAGGAGAAAGCTCACCGGCTCCCATGGTGGTTGCTAGTGAGAAAGAATATCAAAGACTTTTATATGAAGAGGATCAGAGAGTAACGGCTGCTGAGCTGAGGATGCTTTAG
- a CDS encoding VirD4-like conjugal transfer protein, CD1115 family translates to MQTSQLVTLLAAGLTMFGVIGFLSLLAHYYTLNGIKSKTVGDGQHGTARWATKKEIQTVYTAVRYEPEKWRKGENLPTAQGLIVGWQKASLFDKTAPHGYALVDDDDVHCLMIGAAGVGKTANFLYPNLEYACASGMSFITTDTKGDLYRNYAGIAKDYYGYQVSVIDLRNPTRSDGNNLLHLVNRYMDLYLAHPESLAYKARAEKYAKITAKTIISSGGFDSSAAGQNAFFYDAAEGLLTSVILLIAEYCEPKERHIVSVFKLIQDLLAPSGVKGRTLFQMLLAHLPDDHKTKWFAGAALNSAEQAMQSVLSTALSRLNAFLDSELEQILCFDTAIDAEKFCKQKSAVFLVMPEEDNTKYFIISLIVQQLYREILSVADEYGGKLPNRIMMFLDEIGTIPKIESAEMMFSASRSRRVSIVAIIQSFAQLEKNYGKEGAAIIIDNCQDTVFGGFAPNSESAQILSKALGSQTVMSGSVSRGKNDPSQSLQMIERPLMTPDELKSMPKGRFVVTKTGTCPMRTRLKLFLEWGITFGKIFEIAEQSARKVEYADRRKVEEEIIRRNASFEPEPEETEYTSPPSAGMAHTPAPSINLEPMEQKQRPGR, encoded by the coding sequence GTGCAAACGTCGCAGCTTGTAACGCTGCTTGCTGCCGGACTGACCATGTTTGGTGTGATCGGCTTTTTATCACTGCTTGCTCACTATTATACTTTAAACGGTATCAAGTCAAAAACCGTAGGTGATGGTCAGCATGGTACAGCAAGATGGGCAACCAAAAAGGAAATACAGACAGTATACACGGCAGTCCGGTATGAGCCGGAAAAATGGCGGAAGGGAGAAAACCTCCCGACGGCACAAGGGTTAATTGTGGGCTGGCAAAAGGCGTCCCTATTCGATAAAACTGCTCCCCACGGCTATGCGTTAGTGGATGACGATGATGTCCACTGCCTGATGATCGGTGCTGCAGGTGTTGGCAAGACGGCTAATTTTCTCTATCCTAACCTGGAGTATGCCTGCGCTTCCGGCATGAGCTTTATCACAACCGATACCAAGGGTGACCTTTACCGTAACTATGCGGGTATTGCAAAGGATTACTACGGCTACCAGGTGTCAGTCATTGACCTAAGAAATCCCACCCGCTCAGACGGAAACAATCTGCTTCATCTGGTAAACCGCTATATGGATTTATACCTTGCCCATCCGGAGAGTCTGGCATATAAGGCCAGAGCGGAGAAGTATGCGAAAATAACCGCTAAGACCATCATCAGCTCGGGAGGCTTTGACAGCTCTGCCGCTGGACAGAATGCCTTCTTTTATGATGCCGCTGAAGGACTATTAACCTCTGTAATCCTTCTGATTGCGGAATACTGCGAGCCCAAAGAGCGGCACATCGTGTCTGTGTTCAAGCTCATTCAAGATCTGTTAGCGCCCAGCGGTGTCAAGGGACGAACACTGTTCCAGATGCTGCTGGCACACCTGCCGGACGATCATAAAACAAAGTGGTTTGCCGGCGCCGCTCTAAACAGCGCAGAGCAGGCCATGCAGAGTGTCCTGTCCACAGCACTGTCCCGGCTTAACGCATTCCTGGACTCAGAGCTGGAGCAGATACTGTGCTTTGATACCGCTATTGATGCAGAAAAGTTCTGTAAGCAGAAAAGCGCTGTTTTCCTTGTTATGCCAGAGGAAGATAACACGAAATATTTTATCATCAGCTTAATTGTTCAGCAGCTCTACCGTGAAATTCTTTCGGTAGCAGATGAGTATGGAGGTAAGCTCCCGAACCGTATCATGATGTTTTTGGATGAGATTGGAACCATACCTAAAATTGAGTCTGCAGAGATGATGTTCTCAGCCAGCCGTTCCCGCCGTGTGTCCATTGTTGCCATCATCCAGAGCTTTGCCCAGTTAGAGAAAAACTACGGAAAAGAGGGCGCCGCCATCATCATAGATAACTGTCAGGATACCGTGTTCGGAGGCTTTGCCCCCAACAGTGAATCGGCGCAGATTTTGTCAAAGGCTCTCGGCAGTCAGACCGTTATGAGCGGTTCCGTCAGCCGGGGAAAGAACGACCCCAGCCAGTCCCTGCAGATGATCGAAAGACCGCTAATGACACCAGATGAGCTGAAATCTATGCCCAAAGGAAGATTCGTTGTAACAAAGACAGGAACCTGTCCTATGCGAACCCGGCTAAAGTTATTCCTTGAATGGGGTATTACTTTCGGAAAAATTTTTGAAATTGCAGAGCAGTCTGCACGAAAGGTGGAATATGCTGACCGTCGCAAGGTGGAGGAAGAAATTATCCGGCGCAATGCTTCCTTTGAACCGGAGCCGGAGGAAACAGAGTATACATCGCCTCCTTCGGCAGGAATGGCACATACTCCGGCTCCCTCCATTAATCTGGAACCCATGGAGCAGAAGCAAAGGCCAGGGAGGTGA
- a CDS encoding LPD28 domain-containing protein — protein MSVNARKEQYEHVELFGKPALFTDSRIDRSTVPEGFHCYDLRGSDYDPGKPIIVEDHVVVNHAGSVLTSEPVNMPREGRRRLNGKLNFLGECLNLEGFCEVHAITLAPETCRYALRPALAEEAGNFLHFPRSRIPCLEQWAICASILAAMDMSSGTPGGRVIMKNIMVPLLKWS, from the coding sequence ATGAGCGTAAACGCCAGAAAAGAGCAATATGAACATGTCGAATTATTCGGGAAGCCAGCGCTTTTCACTGATTCCCGGATTGATCGGAGTACGGTACCAGAGGGCTTTCACTGCTACGATCTTCGGGGGTCTGACTATGATCCCGGAAAGCCTATTATAGTGGAGGATCATGTTGTTGTAAATCATGCCGGTTCAGTACTCACATCAGAACCGGTTAACATGCCAAGGGAGGGGCGCCGCAGACTGAACGGAAAGCTGAATTTTCTTGGTGAATGTTTGAATCTTGAAGGCTTCTGTGAAGTACACGCAATCACCCTTGCACCGGAAACCTGCAGATATGCCCTGCGTCCTGCATTAGCAGAGGAAGCAGGGAATTTTTTACACTTCCCAAGGAGCAGGATACCATGCTTGGAACAGTGGGCCATCTGCGCATCGATTTTGGCGGCAATGGACATGAGTTCTGGCACACCTGGTGGCCGCGTGATTATGAAAAATATCATGGTTCCGCTTTTGAAATGGAGTTAA